One window from the genome of Candidatus Manganitrophaceae bacterium encodes:
- a CDS encoding TIGR04282 family arsenosugar biosynthesis glycosyltransferase — MIRTEKEGIVIIFAKAPDPGAVKTRLQPILTVEERSGLQTALLRDTLHLTDSLRQERALACAPEVDHPFFVRCSRERPLSLVRQQGENLGERMKNALAWGFGQRFRKVVLIGSDAPTLPADFIQAAFDRLDRIPVVIGPSLDGGYYLIGARPPLPDLFDGIGWGGDQVLVSTLHKINAAKLDCHLLPFWYDIDRPNDLTFLKEQLDLLARQGKPVPKETSEFLRTLSCFHDKAGR; from the coding sequence ATGATTCGGACGGAGAAAGAGGGGATCGTGATTATTTTTGCCAAGGCCCCCGATCCCGGCGCGGTCAAGACCCGCCTTCAGCCGATTTTAACGGTGGAAGAGCGATCCGGTTTACAGACCGCGCTCCTGCGCGATACGCTCCATCTGACCGATTCACTCCGCCAAGAGCGGGCCCTTGCCTGCGCCCCGGAGGTCGACCATCCTTTTTTTGTCCGTTGTAGTCGGGAGCGCCCTCTTTCATTGGTCCGACAGCAGGGGGAGAATTTGGGGGAGCGGATGAAAAACGCCCTTGCCTGGGGCTTTGGTCAACGGTTTCGGAAGGTCGTTTTGATCGGCTCCGATGCACCGACCCTCCCGGCCGATTTCATCCAAGCGGCATTCGATCGGCTCGATCGGATCCCGGTGGTCATCGGGCCGAGCCTCGACGGCGGTTATTATCTGATCGGAGCCCGCCCGCCGCTTCCCGATCTTTTCGACGGCATCGGCTGGGGGGGCGATCAGGTGTTGGTCTCCACCCTCCATAAGATCAACGCAGCCAAGCTCGATTGCCATCTTCTTCCTTTCTGGTATGACATCGACCGTCCGAACGATCTCACCTTTCTGAAAGAGCAGCTTGACCTGCTTGCCCGCCAGGGGAAGCCGGTCCCAAAGGAGACCTCCGAATTTCTTCGCACGCTTTCCTGCTTCCATGACAAGGCCGGGAGATGA
- a CDS encoding DUF4331 domain-containing protein, protein MKQKLILSLAGVLMASSVFAASHREAPLISMDPEADITDFYMFRSWENPDKVVFVMNVIPLQEPSAGPNYFNFADDVLYEIHIDNNKNNIAANTVYQIRFKTEIRTAGETFPLSYAALPPITTLDGAGSDGLILRQFYTVTEKRFGLPDRQLGKVAMVAVPSNVGPRTMPNYEDLAKQGIYSLSNGGRVFAGQRGESFYIDLGGAFDTLNLHVSPILSAADDADDTKNVGTATNTLSGYNVSTIALEIPINEIVKKGDSKVIGAYASTSRPRVSVIRKANKRENSATFVQVARMGNPLVNELIIATIDKDRWNATDAESEAQFLDYYCNSSLATALNLVFGTHFPTQNRADLANLLLRYSDSPLQNICGVESQGIKAQAVSDGRLADFIRLDLNVPPTDPNAQKRLGPFAHDASGKATPDPAAWPNGRRPNDDVTDIALRAVAGALIDPATPMLGDGVNFNIGAEGSNLTANGIATKFPFLPTPHNGRDRRHIDPTETP, encoded by the coding sequence ATGAAACAAAAATTGATTCTATCGCTCGCGGGGGTCTTGATGGCCTCCTCGGTCTTTGCTGCAAGCCATCGAGAGGCCCCGTTGATCTCGATGGACCCGGAAGCGGACATCACCGACTTTTACATGTTCCGCAGCTGGGAAAATCCCGATAAGGTGGTCTTCGTGATGAACGTCATTCCCTTACAGGAGCCGAGCGCCGGCCCGAATTATTTTAACTTCGCCGATGACGTTCTCTACGAAATCCACATCGACAACAACAAAAACAACATCGCCGCGAACACCGTCTATCAGATTCGTTTCAAGACGGAGATCCGCACCGCCGGCGAGACCTTTCCCCTCTCCTACGCCGCCCTCCCGCCGATCACCACGCTCGACGGCGCCGGCTCGGACGGATTGATCCTCCGACAGTTCTACACCGTCACCGAAAAGCGCTTCGGCCTCCCCGACCGGCAGCTGGGGAAGGTGGCGATGGTCGCGGTCCCCTCCAATGTCGGACCCCGAACAATGCCGAACTATGAAGATCTCGCAAAACAAGGGATCTATTCTCTCAGCAACGGCGGGCGGGTCTTCGCCGGCCAACGGGGCGAGTCGTTTTACATCGACCTCGGCGGGGCGTTCGATACGCTCAACCTTCATGTCTCGCCGATCCTCTCCGCAGCCGACGACGCCGACGATACGAAAAATGTCGGGACCGCCACCAACACGTTGAGCGGATACAACGTCAGCACAATCGCGCTGGAGATCCCGATCAACGAGATCGTCAAAAAAGGAGACAGCAAGGTGATCGGCGCCTATGCCAGCACCAGCCGGCCGCGGGTGTCGGTCATCCGGAAAGCGAACAAGCGCGAGAACTCCGCCACCTTCGTTCAGGTGGCCCGGATGGGAAACCCGTTGGTGAACGAGCTGATCATCGCCACGATCGACAAAGACCGCTGGAATGCGACCGATGCCGAGAGCGAGGCGCAGTTTCTCGATTACTACTGCAACTCCTCGCTTGCCACCGCGTTAAACCTTGTCTTCGGAACCCACTTCCCCACCCAAAATCGGGCCGACCTGGCCAATCTGTTGCTTCGCTACAGCGACAGCCCGCTTCAGAACATCTGCGGGGTGGAGAGCCAAGGGATCAAGGCACAGGCGGTGAGCGACGGGCGATTGGCCGATTTCATCCGGCTGGATCTCAACGTCCCGCCGACCGATCCAAACGCCCAAAAGCGGCTCGGCCCCTTCGCCCACGACGCCTCCGGGAAAGCGACCCCCGACCCCGCCGCCTGGCCGAACGGCCGGCGTCCGAATGACGATGTCACCGACATCGCGCTCCGTGCGGTGGCCGGCGCCTTGATCGATCCGGCGACACCGATGCTCGGCGACGGGGTCAATTTCAACATCGGCGCCGAGGGAAGCAACCTCACGGCAAACGGCATCGCGACGAAATTCCCCTTCCTCCCGACCCCGCACAACGGCCGGGATCGTCGCCACATCGACCCCACCGAGACACCCTAA
- a CDS encoding tetratricopeptide repeat protein, translating into MMNRKNLFQSSRWPVLAGGILLTFLLLINAQAFSTSDEQTVQPGTPGASLTTDQQVTLLEGESAKAPRSLPLRNRLAWAYIQKGRETGDAAYFTRAERLLEKSLAKEASNGEALGLRAWVALFKHEFKEAAIWAEKAHAAQPKISFHDGVLSDAYLELGDYPKAIDHAQQMLDLKPDQGALSRAAHLRSLHGDPEGAIDLWEKAIRSSSLHSENTAWCQVELGDEYFNLGKVKKAEGVYQAALKRFPNYHRALAGLGRLRATEDKKPEAARLYQQAIEVIPYPHYLSALGDLYTEMGKPDEARKQYDLVEQMARLDQINQVLYNRDLALFYADHDRKVEEAVRIAARELEVRKDVYTYDILGWTYYKDRRYPEAEQAMKKALRLGTRDPRMLFHAGMIARAVGKEKEAKRLLNQALSLNPHFHPVYAQRARQALAALGQTQGGPS; encoded by the coding sequence ATGATGAATCGGAAAAATCTCTTTCAATCCAGTCGATGGCCGGTCCTCGCGGGCGGGATCCTCCTCACCTTTCTACTATTGATAAACGCCCAGGCCTTCTCCACATCCGATGAACAGACGGTTCAGCCGGGAACGCCCGGAGCCTCTTTGACCACCGACCAACAGGTCACCCTGCTGGAAGGAGAGAGTGCGAAAGCGCCCCGATCACTCCCCCTCCGCAACCGGTTGGCATGGGCCTACATCCAGAAGGGAAGAGAGACCGGCGATGCGGCCTACTTCACCCGGGCCGAGCGCCTTCTTGAAAAGTCACTCGCAAAGGAAGCCTCCAACGGCGAAGCGCTCGGCCTGCGCGCCTGGGTCGCCCTCTTCAAGCATGAATTTAAAGAAGCGGCGATCTGGGCCGAAAAAGCCCACGCCGCGCAACCGAAGATCAGTTTCCATGACGGCGTCTTAAGCGACGCCTACCTGGAACTAGGCGACTATCCAAAGGCGATCGATCATGCCCAACAGATGCTCGACCTCAAGCCCGACCAAGGGGCGTTGAGCCGCGCCGCGCATCTTCGATCGCTGCACGGCGATCCGGAGGGGGCGATCGACCTTTGGGAGAAGGCGATCCGCTCCAGCTCGCTTCACTCGGAAAATACCGCCTGGTGTCAGGTGGAACTGGGAGACGAATACTTCAACCTCGGAAAGGTGAAGAAGGCGGAAGGCGTTTATCAAGCGGCCCTCAAGCGCTTTCCAAACTATCATCGCGCGCTGGCCGGTCTCGGGCGGCTTCGCGCGACGGAGGACAAAAAACCGGAAGCGGCCCGGCTCTATCAGCAGGCGATCGAGGTGATCCCCTATCCCCATTACCTCTCCGCCCTCGGCGACCTTTATACCGAGATGGGAAAACCGGACGAGGCCCGCAAGCAATATGACCTCGTCGAGCAGATGGCCCGACTCGATCAGATCAACCAGGTTCTCTACAACCGCGATCTCGCCCTCTTTTATGCCGACCATGATCGGAAGGTGGAAGAGGCGGTCCGAATCGCCGCGCGGGAGCTGGAGGTTCGGAAAGATGTTTACACCTATGACATCCTCGGCTGGACCTATTATAAAGACCGGCGCTACCCCGAGGCGGAGCAGGCGATGAAGAAAGCGCTTCGGCTCGGCACGCGCGACCCCCGGATGCTCTTTCACGCCGGGATGATCGCCCGCGCGGTCGGAAAAGAAAAAGAAGCAAAACGGCTTTTAAACCAAGCGTTGTCGCTGAACCCGCACTTTCACCCTGTCTACGCGCAGCGCGCCCGCCAGGCGCTCGCCGCGCTCGGGCAGACGCAAGGAGGTCCGTCATGA
- a CDS encoding sulfite exporter TauE/SafE family protein: MIRLFLIALFSLLLSVAEATAHPMGNFSINHYSGLEVGPEGVEVRYLLDFAEIPTFQEIQKIDLDQNGETDPAEQAAYLTEKGGALASGLALTVGGAPLSLTPVSSEIEFSPGAGGLPTMRLSLRYRAPLPPAMTADRRSIALFYRDGNYPGRAGWKEMAAAGRDGISLAGSPLPTQGGELKSYPEKEIQSPPQVVETHFSISLGPTPDSGSTLPRTTPSPGSRFLRNDRFAALMTRLMTGWMTGAAPTAPMLLFALAVSFGLGALHALSPGHGKTIVAAYLVGARGTAKHALLLGSIVTASHTIGVFLLGLVTLYLSKYIVPERLYPWLGLLSGLAIVIIGFSLFRQRWQAMRHDHQDLHHSHHHPHPVDHPHRHDHGHRHDPHPAPTLSGLLGLGITGGIVPCPSALVVLLSAIAFHQVGFGLILIVAFSAGLAATLVAIGLLMVYLGGMMGRLDRFGSLREVLPVLSAAGVTLLGGLIAIGAWIQ, encoded by the coding sequence ATGATCCGACTTTTTTTGATTGCCCTTTTCTCCCTTCTTCTCTCAGTCGCAGAGGCGACCGCCCACCCGATGGGAAACTTCTCCATCAATCACTACTCCGGCCTGGAGGTCGGCCCGGAGGGGGTGGAGGTCCGCTATCTCCTCGACTTCGCCGAGATCCCGACCTTTCAGGAGATCCAGAAAATCGATCTCGATCAAAACGGAGAGACCGATCCTGCCGAGCAAGCGGCCTATCTGACCGAGAAGGGAGGCGCCCTCGCATCGGGTCTGGCCTTAACGGTGGGAGGAGCGCCGCTGTCGCTGACCCCGGTCTCCTCCGAAATTGAATTCTCCCCCGGCGCCGGCGGCCTCCCGACGATGCGCCTCTCCCTGCGCTACCGGGCGCCCCTTCCTCCGGCCATGACGGCCGATCGTCGATCGATCGCACTTTTTTATCGGGATGGCAACTATCCCGGCCGGGCCGGCTGGAAAGAGATGGCCGCCGCCGGGCGCGATGGGATCTCCCTCGCCGGCTCCCCCCTTCCGACGCAGGGAGGCGAATTAAAGTCGTATCCGGAGAAAGAGATTCAAAGCCCTCCCCAGGTGGTAGAAACCCACTTCTCTATTTCTCTCGGGCCGACCCCCGATTCCGGTTCGACCCTCCCTCGGACCACCCCCTCGCCCGGGAGCCGGTTTCTTCGGAACGACCGATTCGCCGCCTTGATGACCAGATTGATGACCGGATGGATGACCGGCGCCGCCCCGACCGCTCCGATGCTCCTCTTCGCCCTCGCCGTCTCCTTCGGGCTCGGCGCGCTCCACGCCCTCTCCCCCGGCCATGGGAAGACGATCGTCGCCGCCTACCTGGTCGGCGCCCGCGGCACCGCCAAACATGCGCTGCTCCTCGGGTCGATCGTCACCGCCTCACACACGATCGGCGTCTTTCTCCTCGGGCTCGTCACCCTCTATCTCTCGAAATATATCGTCCCGGAACGGCTCTATCCCTGGCTCGGACTCCTCTCGGGGCTCGCGATCGTGATCATCGGCTTCTCCCTCTTCCGGCAGCGGTGGCAGGCGATGCGGCACGATCATCAGGACCTCCATCACTCCCACCACCACCCGCATCCGGTCGATCACCCTCACCGTCATGATCACGGCCATCGGCATGACCCTCATCCTGCCCCGACCCTCTCCGGCCTCTTGGGATTGGGGATCACCGGCGGGATCGTCCCCTGTCCGTCGGCGCTGGTCGTTCTGCTAAGTGCAATCGCCTTTCATCAGGTCGGATTCGGATTGATTCTAATCGTCGCCTTCAGCGCGGGGCTCGCCGCAACGTTGGTGGCGATCGGATTGTTGATGGTCTATTTGGGGGGGATGATGGGGCGGCTCGATCGGTTTGGGTCGCTCCGTGAGGTTCTGCCGGTCCTCTCCGCGGCGGGGGTCACCCTCCTCGGTGGGTTGATTGCGATCGGCGCCTGGATACAGTGA
- a CDS encoding geranylgeranyl reductase family protein, whose product MRYDVIVVGGGPAGSTTARECAVRGLSVLLLDKAAFPRDKPCGGGITLRAARLLPFDLAPVTERSISGLDLTFSRRAGFARDADRPLFHLVQRSRFDHFLVEQAVKCGATLREGMPLRSMERDRGGIVVRAGGETFEGRTLVAADGANGETAKQAGLTLPRWRIIAMEGNITPNGPFPDRWRRRGGIDLGGVAGGYHWLFPKGDHLNIGIGGLPSVGSTLRRRLEAAVRAYGFDPAALWGVRAATIPIRRPDAPLVEGHLLLVGDAAGLADLLTGEGIYGAIWSGRAAAHHLAAYLAGETPTLQGYREEIERALLPELQIAFQMWAFFHFAPVVAANLLWRRSAGKVCRLIGWTRFCRLIQGEDRYIDLKNDFGLLWRPVDWVLRPSVFPFVSKILERFQR is encoded by the coding sequence ATGCGCTATGACGTGATTGTGGTCGGCGGCGGTCCGGCCGGGAGCACGACGGCCCGGGAGTGCGCGGTGCGCGGCCTCTCGGTCCTGCTGCTCGACAAGGCCGCCTTCCCGCGCGACAAGCCGTGCGGCGGCGGGATCACCCTCCGCGCGGCGCGGCTTCTGCCGTTTGATCTTGCTCCGGTGACCGAGCGATCGATCTCCGGGCTCGATTTGACCTTTTCCCGGCGTGCCGGGTTTGCCCGCGATGCAGACCGCCCCCTCTTCCACCTGGTCCAACGAAGCCGGTTCGATCACTTCTTGGTCGAGCAGGCGGTGAAGTGCGGGGCGACCCTTCGAGAAGGGATGCCGCTCCGCAGCATGGAGCGGGACCGCGGAGGGATCGTCGTCCGCGCCGGCGGCGAAACATTCGAGGGGAGAACGCTGGTGGCAGCCGATGGGGCGAACGGAGAGACGGCCAAGCAGGCCGGGCTGACCCTGCCGCGGTGGCGCATTATTGCGATGGAAGGGAATATCACCCCGAACGGACCGTTCCCCGACCGTTGGCGGCGCCGGGGCGGCATCGATCTCGGCGGGGTCGCCGGAGGGTATCACTGGCTCTTCCCGAAGGGGGACCATCTCAATATCGGGATCGGAGGGCTGCCGTCGGTCGGCTCAACGCTTCGCCGCCGGCTGGAAGCGGCGGTCCGTGCCTATGGATTCGATCCGGCGGCGCTCTGGGGGGTCCGGGCGGCGACGATCCCGATCCGCCGTCCAGACGCCCCGCTCGTCGAAGGCCATTTGCTCCTCGTCGGCGATGCCGCCGGCTTGGCCGATCTCCTGACCGGCGAGGGGATTTACGGCGCGATTTGGAGCGGACGGGCCGCGGCCCACCACCTCGCCGCTTATCTGGCCGGTGAGACGCCGACGCTTCAGGGGTATCGGGAAGAGATAGAGCGGGCGCTCCTACCGGAGCTTCAGATCGCATTCCAGATGTGGGCGTTCTTCCACTTCGCTCCCGTCGTTGCGGCGAACCTCCTCTGGCGTCGATCTGCGGGAAAGGTCTGCCGGCTCATCGGCTGGACCCGCTTCTGCCGGCTCATTCAAGGAGAGGACCGCTACATCGATCTCAAAAACGACTTCGGCCTCTTATGGAGGCCGGTCGATTGGGTCCTACGTCCATCGGTCTTTCCGTTCGTCTCGAAAATCTTGGAGCGATTTCAGCGGTAA
- the hemW gene encoding radical SAM family heme chaperone HemW, with product MTPVGLYIDFPFCLARCAFCAFNIQGYREGLAGRYADALQKEIDLYANGAGAPFWQNRTITSLYLGGGTPSLYAPGLLTGLIALCRERLPVAASAEVTLEAHPATIDADNLGPLRQGGINRLSMGVQSFSDAHLDALGRHHTAERARTAFLTARAAGFTNIGIDLIYGLPDQSPSDWEETLQAAVDLAPEHLSLYALSIEEGSLFYKKAKAGLLSLPSEEEAIVQYQTARVHLAAAGYRHYEVSNFARPGFESRHNLFYWDRGEVLGIGLSAHSYLDQEHRANTDSLQTYLDAIESSRLPIDRVEKVTLEGLSKDRVIFGLRKVEGIPVDYLNEGPSLRKTAERLIAEGLLRIEQGRVQLTSKGLLLADEIAVAFL from the coding sequence ATGACACCGGTCGGTCTTTATATCGACTTTCCTTTTTGCCTCGCCCGCTGTGCCTTCTGCGCCTTTAATATCCAGGGATACCGCGAAGGGCTCGCGGGGCGGTATGCCGATGCGCTTCAAAAAGAGATCGACCTCTATGCGAACGGCGCCGGCGCACCGTTTTGGCAAAATAGAACAATCACCAGCCTCTACCTGGGAGGGGGAACGCCGAGCCTCTATGCGCCGGGGCTCCTCACCGGCCTCATCGCCCTCTGTCGTGAGCGGCTTCCGGTGGCGGCCTCGGCGGAGGTAACGCTTGAGGCCCACCCCGCCACAATCGATGCCGATAATCTGGGACCGCTTCGGCAGGGGGGGATCAACCGGCTGTCGATGGGGGTGCAGTCGTTCTCCGACGCGCATCTCGACGCCCTCGGCCGTCATCATACCGCGGAGCGGGCCCGCACCGCTTTCCTGACAGCCCGTGCCGCAGGCTTCACCAATATCGGGATCGATTTGATCTATGGCCTGCCCGATCAATCCCCCTCCGACTGGGAGGAGACGTTGCAGGCGGCGGTCGACCTTGCCCCGGAGCATCTCTCCCTCTACGCGCTTTCGATCGAAGAAGGGAGCCTCTTCTATAAAAAAGCGAAGGCGGGGCTTCTGTCGCTTCCATCGGAGGAGGAGGCGATCGTCCAATATCAAACCGCCCGTGTGCATCTCGCCGCCGCGGGCTATCGACATTATGAAGTGTCCAACTTTGCGCGGCCCGGCTTTGAATCCCGTCATAACCTCTTTTATTGGGATCGGGGCGAGGTCCTTGGTATCGGCCTCTCCGCCCACTCCTACCTCGATCAAGAACATCGGGCGAACACCGACTCGCTCCAGACGTATCTCGATGCCATTGAATCGAGCCGCCTTCCGATCGACCGGGTCGAGAAGGTGACCTTGGAGGGGCTAAGCAAAGACCGGGTGATCTTCGGACTGAGAAAGGTTGAAGGGATTCCGGTCGACTATCTCAATGAAGGGCCCTCCCTTCGCAAGACGGCCGAACGGCTGATCGCGGAGGGGCTGCTGCGGATTGAGCAGGGCCGGGTTCAACTCACGTCCAAAGGGCTTCTTCTCGCCGACGAGATCGCCGTCGCCTTTCTATGA
- a CDS encoding helix-turn-helix transcriptional regulator — protein MFLDDRKVEGLLGLIRWMSLVPPWKDPKGFLAAVQRVVPYDRLVAFMKVDPKTHQIIPSPFTLTNLNCVDSLQEHNSYFWKFKQPIIDRIAENQFHSFHVPTTLSILLTKHDFQEYQFDYWEKYKIRFSYACYTKTPQGYLATYFTRSGEVDFSPEEKKILDLLAPHLELIACAAIAETATLFVDAKGALLWTDVRAETVLNQDLSFAGQLRQTLPVWLGRLALDPLKPLRVESQGRSGTYSLVLSQAGYGRFPLFKVCWTAKKEKLLPAGALNAFAQEHQLSPREREILALAVAGKQMKEMAQQLGLGLYTVKEYLGSVYRKAGVDGKGPLVAKVLSQVSFEVSSGAASLEWAE, from the coding sequence ATGTTTCTCGATGATCGAAAGGTGGAAGGCCTTCTCGGATTGATCCGGTGGATGAGCCTGGTGCCGCCGTGGAAAGATCCGAAGGGATTTCTCGCCGCCGTCCAACGGGTGGTCCCCTACGACCGGCTGGTGGCGTTTATGAAGGTCGATCCAAAGACGCACCAGATTATCCCGTCGCCGTTCACCCTGACCAATCTGAACTGCGTCGACTCGCTTCAAGAGCACAACAGCTACTTCTGGAAATTCAAACAGCCGATCATTGATCGGATTGCCGAAAATCAGTTCCATTCCTTTCACGTCCCGACGACGTTGTCGATCCTGCTCACCAAGCATGATTTTCAGGAATATCAATTCGATTATTGGGAAAAGTACAAGATCCGCTTCTCTTATGCCTGTTATACGAAGACCCCGCAAGGCTATCTCGCCACCTACTTCACCCGCTCGGGAGAAGTCGATTTCTCTCCTGAGGAGAAAAAGATCCTCGATCTTCTGGCGCCTCATCTGGAGCTGATCGCCTGCGCCGCCATCGCCGAAACAGCGACCCTGTTTGTCGATGCGAAGGGGGCGCTTCTCTGGACCGACGTCCGGGCCGAAACCGTGCTGAATCAGGACCTTTCCTTCGCGGGCCAACTTCGTCAAACCCTTCCGGTTTGGTTGGGGCGATTGGCGCTCGATCCGTTGAAGCCGCTTCGGGTCGAAAGCCAGGGACGGAGCGGGACCTACTCGCTGGTTCTCTCACAGGCGGGATATGGACGGTTTCCCCTTTTTAAAGTCTGCTGGACGGCAAAGAAGGAGAAGCTCCTGCCGGCGGGGGCGTTAAACGCCTTTGCCCAGGAACATCAGCTCTCCCCTCGCGAACGGGAAATCCTCGCCCTGGCCGTGGCCGGAAAGCAGATGAAAGAGATGGCCCAACAGCTGGGACTCGGATTATACACCGTAAAGGAATACCTCGGCTCAGTGTATCGGAAGGCCGGGGTCGACGGCAAGGGTCCGCTCGTTGCAAAAGTGCTCTCTCAGGTTTCTTTTGAGGTTTCTTCGGGAGCCGCTTCTCTGGAGTGGGCCGAATAG
- a CDS encoding phenylacetate--CoA ligase family protein: MDPFFSTSLETRLARHLTESPQQAARILFHSVAADVPAYRDLLKKEGIDPANIQTDADFKKLPLLTKQNYLLPYPLPQRCRGGTLHGNEMIAVSSGSTGQPLFWPRSLRHELDVAFRFEQIFRDAFQADRRPTLAVICFALGTWVGGFYTAACCRSLTQKGYPITLVTPGNNKSEIFRVVEALGPHFEQVVLAGYPPFIKEVIDQGVAQKNDWKRHSVKLILAGEVFSEEWRNLVCERIGSDDPIHDTASLYGTADAGVLGNETPASIAIRRFFASHPAAARECFGESRLPTLAQYDPLSRFFEVTPEGTLVVTADGGVPLIRYHIADQGGLLSYEAMRTFVKKQGEDPIAELEAQARHLPHPLPFVYLFGRADFTVSYYGANIYPENVTVGLEQAPIQHWVTGKFVLQVRETENQDKVLSVVVELLPGISEAEEKRQAIGRSIRRELLRLNSEFANYVPTERQMPEVSLAPAGDPAYFPAGVKHRYTRRSP, from the coding sequence ATGGACCCTTTTTTTTCGACCTCACTCGAGACCCGACTGGCGCGTCACCTCACCGAATCGCCTCAGCAGGCGGCCCGCATCCTCTTTCACTCCGTCGCCGCCGACGTTCCGGCCTATCGCGATCTCTTAAAAAAAGAGGGAATCGATCCGGCGAACATTCAGACCGATGCCGATTTTAAAAAGCTTCCCCTCCTCACCAAACAGAACTACCTGCTCCCCTATCCGCTTCCCCAGCGCTGCCGCGGCGGAACGTTGCACGGCAATGAGATGATCGCCGTCTCGTCGGGCTCCACCGGCCAGCCGCTCTTCTGGCCCCGGTCCTTGCGGCATGAATTGGATGTCGCTTTTCGGTTTGAGCAGATTTTCCGGGATGCCTTCCAAGCCGACCGTCGTCCGACCCTCGCCGTGATCTGTTTTGCCCTCGGCACCTGGGTCGGCGGGTTCTACACCGCGGCGTGCTGCCGGTCTCTTACGCAGAAGGGCTACCCGATCACCCTCGTCACCCCCGGCAACAACAAGAGTGAAATCTTCCGGGTGGTCGAGGCATTGGGTCCCCACTTTGAGCAGGTGGTCTTGGCCGGCTATCCGCCTTTCATCAAGGAAGTAATCGACCAAGGGGTCGCGCAAAAAAACGATTGGAAGCGGCATTCGGTCAAGCTGATTTTGGCGGGAGAGGTCTTCAGCGAGGAGTGGCGGAATCTCGTCTGCGAGCGGATCGGATCGGACGATCCGATCCACGACACCGCCTCCCTCTACGGCACCGCCGACGCCGGGGTGCTCGGGAACGAGACGCCGGCCTCCATTGCGATCCGAAGGTTCTTCGCAAGCCATCCGGCGGCGGCGCGGGAATGTTTCGGCGAGTCCCGCCTCCCGACACTGGCGCAGTATGATCCGCTCAGCCGTTTTTTTGAGGTGACCCCGGAAGGAACGCTGGTGGTCACCGCCGACGGCGGGGTACCGCTGATCCGCTACCATATCGCCGACCAAGGGGGACTCCTTTCGTATGAGGCGATGCGCACCTTTGTAAAGAAGCAGGGGGAAGATCCGATCGCCGAATTAGAGGCGCAGGCGCGGCATCTCCCCCATCCGCTTCCCTTCGTTTACCTCTTCGGTCGCGCCGATTTCACCGTCTCGTATTATGGCGCCAACATCTATCCTGAGAACGTCACGGTCGGGCTGGAACAGGCGCCGATCCAGCATTGGGTCACCGGGAAGTTCGTCCTCCAGGTCCGGGAGACCGAAAACCAAGACAAAGTCCTGAGCGTCGTCGTCGAACTCCTCCCCGGAATCAGCGAAGCAGAGGAGAAGCGGCAGGCGATCGGCCGATCGATCCGGCGGGAGCTGCTCCGGTTGAACAGCGAGTTTGCCAACTACGTCCCGACGGAGCGCCAAATGCCGGAGGTCAGCCTCGCCCCGGCAGGCGATCCCGCCTATTTCCCCGCCGGGGTCAAACACCGATATACACGGAGATCGCCTTAA